A region from the Candidatus Polarisedimenticolia bacterium genome encodes:
- a CDS encoding RNA-binding protein, whose translation MASKLYIGGLAYSTTSDGLREFFSQSGNVLSATVITDRFSGQSRGFGFVEMATAEEAQNAISQLNGREFDGRKITVEISNPQGQRSGGGPRPGGKGPGGGRGPGGGRGPGGGRDSGYAHRPSKPVKW comes from the coding sequence ACTGTATATCGGCGGTCTTGCGTACTCGACGACGAGCGACGGACTTCGTGAGTTCTTCAGCCAGTCTGGGAACGTTCTGTCAGCCACCGTGATCACCGACCGCTTCTCGGGGCAATCGCGTGGCTTCGGCTTCGTCGAGATGGCGACGGCGGAAGAGGCGCAGAACGCGATCAGTCAGCTCAACGGGCGGGAGTTCGACGGCCGGAAGATCACGGTCGAGATCTCCAACCCACAGGGCCAGCGCAGCGGCGGCGGGCCACGGCCTGGCGGCAAGGGCCCGGGCGGCGGACGTGGTCCGGGCGGGGGTCGGGGCCCGGGCGGCGGGCGCGACAGCGGCTACGCCCACCGGCCGTCGAAACCCGTCAAGTGGTAG